One stretch of Prunus persica cultivar Lovell chromosome G1, Prunus_persica_NCBIv2, whole genome shotgun sequence DNA includes these proteins:
- the LOC18788615 gene encoding probable tRNA N6-adenosine threonylcarbamoyltransferase — MKKMIALGFEGSANKIGVGVVTLDGTILSNPRHTYITPPGQGFLPRETAQHHLQHILPLIKSALETAQITPKEIDCLCYTKGPGMGAPLQVAAIVVRVLSQLWKKPIVAVNHCVAHIEMGRIVTGADDPVVLYVSGGNTQVIAYSEGRYRIFGETIDIAVGNCLDRFARVLTLSNDPSPGYNIEQLAKKGEQYIDLPYAVKGMDVSFSGILSYIEATAVEKLKNSECTPADLCYSLQENVFAMLVEITERAMAHCDKKDVLIVGGVGCNERLQEMMRTMCSERGGRLFATDDRYCIDNGAMIAYTGLLAFVHGASTLFEESTFTQRFRTDEVEAIWRLKEESEKLKRLHG, encoded by the exons atgaagaagatgatagCTCTAGGGTTTGAGGGTTCAGCCAACAAGATTGGCGTTGGGGTTGTCACCTTAGATGGCACAATTTTGTCAAACCCACGCCACACATACATTACCCCTCCCGGCCAAGGGTTCCTTCCCCGCGAAACTGCACAACACCATCTCCAACACATTCTCCCCCTGATTAAATCTGCTCTGGAAACTGCCCAAATAACGCCCAAGGAAATTGATTGCCTTTGTTACACCAAGGGTCCTGGCATGGGAGCACCATTACAAGTTGCTGCTATTGTTGTTAGGGTTCTTTCACAGCTTTGGAAGAAGCCCATTGTTGCAGTTAATCATTGCGttgcacatattgagatgggAAGGATTGTGACAGGTGCAGATGATCCTGTTGTGTTGTATGTCAGTGGTGGGAACACACAGGTAATTGCATACAGTGAAGGGAGGTATCGAATCTTTGGAGAGACCATTGATATCGCTGTTGGAAATTGCTTGGATCGGTTCGCCAGGGTATTAACACTCTCCAATGACCCAAGCCCTGGATATAACATTGAGCAG CTTGCAAAGAAAGGAGAACAGTATATAGACCTTCCTTATGCTGTGAAAGGGATGGATGTGTCTTTTAGTGGAATTTTGAGCTACATTGAAGCCACTGCTGTGGAGAAGCTCAAGAATAGCGAGTGCACCCCTGCAGATCTATGCTACTCACTCCAG GAAAATGTGTTTGCAATGCTTGTGGAGATAACGGAGCGTGCAATGGCACATTGTGACAAGAAAGATGTCCTTATTGTTGGCGGTGTAGGTTGCAATGAACGCTTGCAAGAGATGATGAGAACTATGTGCTCTGAACGGGGTGGAAGGTTGTTTGCAACTGATGATAGGTATTGTATTGATAACGGTGCCATGATTGCTTATACTGGTCTTCTTGCTTTTGTTCATGGCGCATCAACTCTGTTTGAGGAATCTACTTTTACGCAACGTTTCCGAACTGATGAAGTGGAAGCAATCTGGAGACTAAAAGAGGAGTCAGAAAAACTTAAACGGCTTCATGGATGA
- the LOC18793165 gene encoding cell division cycle 20.2, cofactor of APC complex, with product MSTLRSQSRWCPLEQQLLQKRNSRENWDRFIPNRSAMDFDYAFYMLTHQGSSTRKGKENPPRYGVGYRKQLAEAMNMNRSRILAFKNKTPPPVELFPSNFSSDKPTESNPPKARRRYISQSADRTLDAPDLIDDYYLNLLDWGSSNVLAIALANKVYLWDATDDSTWELATFEDERGPVTSVNWAIDGRQIAIGLNNSEVELWDTAASSHVITLRGCHLSGVGSLAWNNHILTTGGMDGRIVNNDVRIGSHIVVETYRGHEQEVCGLKWSASGQQLASGGNDNLLHIWDNRSYSRTRWLHRLQDHTAAVKALAWCPFQRNLLASGGGGNDDGCIKFWNTHTGACLNSVDTGSEVCALLWNMNERELLSAHGFSQNQLTLWKYPSMFRIAELTGHTSTVLYMAQSPNGCTVASAAHETLKLWNAFGDPKEVKPAPKADPEPFAHLNRIH from the coding sequence ATGAGTACCTTGAGGTCGCAGTCTAGGTGGTGCCCTCTTGAACAACAGCTTCTTCAGAAAAGGAATTCCCGAGAAAATTGGGACCGGTTCATACCAAACCGGTCCGCCATGGACTTTGATTATGCATTTTACATGCTTACTCATCAGGGTAGTAGTACTAGGAAAGGTAAGGAAAACCCACCTAGATATGGAGTAGGCTATCGGAAGCAGTTGGCTGAGGCCATGAACATGAACCGCAGTAGAATTCTTGCTTTCAAGAACAAGACTCCTCCCCCTGTAGAGCTCTTCCCAAGCAACTTCTCTTCAGATAAACCTACTGAATCAAACCCCCCAAAGGCACGAAGAAGATATATTTCTCAAAGTGCAGACAGAACACTTGATGCTCCCGACCTTATAGATGATTACTACCTTAATTTGTTGGATTGGGGAAGCTCCAATGTTCTTGCAATAGCTCTTGCAAACAAAGTTTATTTGTGGGATGCTACAGATGATTCTACTTGGGAACTGGCCACATTTGAGGATGAAAGGGGACCTGTTACCAGCGTCAACTGGGCTATTGATGGACGCCAGATTGCCATTGGACTGAACAATTCCGAAGTAGAGCTATGGGATACAGCTGCCAGTTCTCATGTGATAACCTTGAGAGGTTGCCACCTATCGGGAGTAGGCTCACTGGCATGGAACAATCACATTCTTACAACTGGAGGAATGGATGGCCGCATCGTTAACAATGATGTAAGAATTGGATCCCACATTGTTGTTGAGACATACAGAGGACATGAGCAAGAAGTTTGTGGGCTTAAATGGTCGGCTTCGGGCCAGCAATTAGCAAGTGGAGGAAATGATAACCTGCTCCATATATGGGACAACAGATCATATTCACGAACACGGTGGCTTCACAGGCTTCAAGACCATACAGCTGCTGTAAAAGCCCTTGCTTGGTGTCCTTTCCAGAGAAATTTGCTAGCTTCTGGTGGAGGTGGGAATGATGATGGGTGCATAAAGTTCTGGAACACTCACACAGGTGCATGCCTGAACTCTGTTGACACTGGCTCTGAGGTTTGTGCTTTGCTGTGGAATATGAATGAACGAGAGCTGCTTAGCGCACATGGGTTTTCTCAGAATCAGCTTACTCTTTGGAAATACCCATCAATGTTTAGAATTGCAGAACTCACTGGTCATACTTCTACAGTCCTTTATATGGCTCAGAGCCCAAATGGTTGCACAGTAGCATCAGCAGCTCATGAAACACTGAAGTTATGGAATGCTTTTGGAGACCCTAAGGAGGTTAAACCAGCTCCCAAAGCTGATCCTGAGCCTTTTGCCCATTTGAATCGTATCCACTGA
- the LOC109946634 gene encoding zinc finger MYM-type protein 1-like: MGNYLELLQFLADHNEKVKAVVLENAPGNLKLIAPTIQKDLVNACATETIKKIIKDMDDAFFSLLVDESRDVDTTSNSLKEAIDTLFSREELSISMLRGQGYDGASNMKGEFNGLKTQILRENLCAYYIHCFAHQLQLALVAVAKGNADIATFFTSYNSLVNIVGASCKHRDMLRDQLQKDIMEALEKDTFPTGRGLNQETYLKRPGDTRWNSHYSTLLSIISMFKSVVKVLKLIIKDGSTDNLGEANR; the protein is encoded by the exons ATGGGGAATTATTTGGAGCTTTTACAATTTCTTGCTGATCATAATGAGAAAGTGAAAGCCGTTGTGTTAGAAAATGCTCCCGGGAATCTCAAGTTAATAGCTCCAACAATTCAAAAAGATCTTGTGAATGCTTGTGCCACTGAAACTATTAAGAAAATCATTAAGGATATGGATGATGcattcttctctttattagttGATGAATCACGTGATGT CGACACTACATCAAACTCACTCAAGGAGGCTATTGACACATTGTTTTCAAGAGAGGAATTGAGCATTTCCATGCTAAGAGGACAAGGATATGATGGAGCTAGTAATATGAAGGGTGAGTTCAATGGTCTTAAAACAcagattttgagagaaaatctTTGTGCCTACTATATTCATTGTTTTGCACATCAACTTCAATTAGCTCTTGTGGCTGTGGCAAAGGGAAATGCTGATATTGCCACTTTCTTCACATCTTACAATAGCTTggttaatattgttggagCATCGTGTAAGCATCGTGACATGCTTAGAGATCAACTCCAAAAGGATATTATGGAAGCTCTTGAAAAAGATACTTTTCCAACAGGGCGAGGCTTAAATCAAGAAACTTATCTCAAGCGTCCTGGTGATACACGTTGGAACTCACATTATAGTACATTACTTAGTATCATCTCCATGTTTAAATCTGTGGTGAAAGTGCTTAAATTGATTATTAAGGATGGCTCGACTGATAATCTAGGTGAAGCAAACAGGTGA
- the LOC18788777 gene encoding protein FAR1-RELATED SEQUENCE 2 — translation MEFSVDGDVSGEVVGSSAELEISRAGDENETGGSSIEGAFQLGQDDKMNQDYPGKDIIPQAVPVVSVVPADEPYVGQEFETEAAAHAFYNAYATRVGFIIRVSKLSRSRRDGSAIGRALVCNKEGYRMPDKREKIVRQRAETRVGCRAMILVRKVSSGKWVVTKFVKEHTHPLTPGKGRRDCIYDQYPNEHDKIRELSQQLAIEKKRAATYKRHLDLIFEHIEEHNESLSKKIQHIVESVKEIEGKEQQQHR, via the exons A TGGAATTTTCGGTTGATGGTGATGTTAGTGGCGAGGTGGTAGGAAGTTCTGCTGAGCTAGAAATTAGTAGAGCAGGTGATGAAAATGAGACGGGTGGAAGTTCTATTGAAGGAGCATTCCAACTGGGTCAGGATGATAAAATGAATCAAGATTATCCTGGAAAGGATATAATTCCACAAGCAGTTCCAGTTGTATCAGTGGTTCCAGCAGATGAGCCATATGTGGGTCAAGAGTTTGAAACCGAAGCAGCTGCGCATGCATTTTATAATGCATATGCCACTCGTGTGGGATTCATAATTCGTGTAAGCAAACTCTCTCGATCACGGCGTGATGGATCTGCCATTGGTCGTGCACTTGTATGTAACAAAGAGGGTTATAGAATGCCTGACAAGCGCGAAAAAATTGTAAGGCAGAGAGCGGAGACCAGGGTCGGTTGCAGGGCAATGATTTTGGTGAGGAAAGTAAGTTCTGGTAAATGGGTCGTTACAAAATTTGTAAAGGAGCACACTCATCCTTTGACACCTGGGAAAGGTCGAAGGGATTGCATTTATGATCAATATCCG AATGAACATGACAAGATTCGGGAACTATCTCAGCAGCTGGCCATAGAGAAAAAGCGTGCTGCTACCTATAAAAGACATCTCGACCTAATATTTGAGCACATTGAAGAGCACAATGAGAGTCTTTCAAAGAAGATCCAACACATAGTAGAGAGTGTGAAGGAGATCGAAGGCAAAGAACAGCAACAACACAGATAG